Proteins encoded in a region of the Synechococcus sp. BIOS-U3-1 genome:
- a CDS encoding anhydro-N-acetylmuramic acid kinase: MRVLGLMSGTSADGVDAVLAEFSGPSSSPSWTLIHSASCPYPSNLRARMLAMAQGEAAPAAAVLELAEAITEQQANAAEACDPDRSASLVGCHGQTIWHRPPDDDAKGKRRRGSSWQMLQATLLAQMLQRPVIHDFRAADLALGGQGAPLVPMADAALMGKIEGWRALLNLGGIANITLIPPLRGPDRKRPVLGWDCGPANSLIDLAMTAFSDGQERYDRNGDMAALGEVIDAPLTSWLREPYFLKKAPKSTGRELFGREDLERRLSELHPAGPEDQIATLTALTAAVVAQDLQHLSDLDLPLPVEMVVAGGGRRNRTLMRELQSRCHGLRVRPSDELGLPCETREALVFALLAWWHHRNHPGNAPSITGAERSCVLGVRAEPV; the protein is encoded by the coding sequence ATGCGCGTTCTCGGGCTGATGAGCGGCACCAGCGCCGATGGAGTGGATGCCGTTCTTGCTGAGTTCAGTGGACCATCGAGCAGCCCAAGCTGGACCCTCATCCACAGTGCATCCTGCCCCTATCCCTCCAATCTGCGCGCGCGCATGCTGGCCATGGCCCAGGGGGAAGCCGCACCTGCAGCAGCCGTTCTGGAACTGGCTGAAGCGATCACTGAACAACAGGCAAACGCCGCTGAAGCCTGTGATCCTGATCGTTCAGCCAGCCTCGTTGGCTGCCATGGTCAAACAATCTGGCATCGCCCTCCTGACGACGACGCGAAAGGCAAGCGCCGACGTGGGAGCAGCTGGCAGATGCTTCAGGCCACTCTGCTCGCACAAATGCTGCAGCGACCAGTCATTCACGATTTCCGTGCCGCCGACCTCGCTCTGGGAGGTCAGGGTGCACCACTTGTACCCATGGCCGATGCGGCTCTGATGGGCAAGATCGAAGGCTGGAGAGCGCTGCTGAACCTCGGTGGCATCGCCAACATCACCCTGATTCCCCCGTTACGCGGCCCAGACCGGAAACGCCCAGTGCTCGGCTGGGACTGCGGTCCCGCCAACAGCCTGATCGACCTAGCGATGACAGCTTTCAGTGATGGGCAAGAGCGCTATGACCGGAATGGAGACATGGCTGCGCTGGGAGAGGTGATCGATGCACCGCTGACAAGCTGGCTCCGTGAGCCCTACTTTCTGAAGAAAGCACCAAAGTCAACCGGTCGGGAGCTGTTCGGCCGCGAGGATCTTGAACGGAGGCTCAGCGAGCTTCATCCGGCCGGCCCCGAGGACCAGATCGCCACTCTCACAGCCTTAACAGCTGCAGTGGTGGCTCAGGATCTGCAGCATCTGAGCGATCTAGACCTTCCCTTGCCGGTGGAAATGGTGGTAGCCGGGGGAGGCCGCCGCAACAGAACCCTGATGCGGGAATTGCAGTCGCGTTGCCATGGCCTCAGAGTGCGCCCCAGCGACGAGCTAGGTCTTCCATGCGAGACGCGTGAAGCGTTGGTGTTCGCACTACTGGCCTGGTGGCATCACCGCAATCATCCCGGAAATGCGCCCTCCATCACTGGGGCTGAGCGCAGCTGTGTTCTGGGGGTGCGCGCCGAACCGGTCTAA
- a CDS encoding potassium channel family protein, translating into MRDWWHWSPAEDSDPRSFGIVGVGRFGSAVCRQLMQSGADVLAVDRSSKAIEELRQLEPSIEARVLDCTDEESLREAGILDMDTVVVAISEPIEASITATLIAKDSEGTRVRRVIARATSDLHEKMLKRVGADRVVFPSRMQGERLGLELVRPNLMERLELDELNSIEEIKVPERFVGLSLRDLNLRKNYRVNVLAAGPAADLMVNPPASHVLMEGHVLVVMGLTDDLQNLPRT; encoded by the coding sequence ATGAGGGATTGGTGGCACTGGTCGCCTGCTGAAGACAGCGACCCCCGCAGCTTCGGAATCGTGGGCGTCGGACGCTTCGGCAGTGCTGTTTGCCGCCAGTTGATGCAGAGCGGGGCAGACGTACTTGCAGTGGATCGTTCCTCGAAAGCGATCGAGGAACTCAGGCAACTTGAGCCGTCGATCGAAGCAAGGGTCTTGGACTGCACCGATGAGGAATCACTCAGGGAAGCGGGGATCCTCGACATGGACACTGTGGTTGTAGCGATCAGTGAACCGATCGAAGCCAGCATCACGGCCACCCTGATCGCCAAAGACAGCGAGGGCACTCGAGTTCGCCGGGTGATTGCACGGGCCACCAGCGATCTGCACGAAAAAATGCTGAAGCGCGTCGGTGCCGACCGCGTGGTGTTTCCCTCGCGGATGCAAGGAGAGCGTTTGGGTCTTGAGCTAGTGCGACCCAACCTGATGGAGAGGTTGGAGCTGGACGAGCTCAACTCGATCGAGGAGATCAAAGTGCCAGAGCGCTTTGTTGGACTGTCGCTGCGCGATCTCAACCTGCGTAAGAACTACCGAGTCAATGTGCTGGCCGCCGGTCCCGCTGCGGACTTGATGGTCAATCCACCCGCATCACACGTTCTGATGGAAGGCCACGTTCTGGTGGTGATGGGGTTGACGGATGACCTTCAAAACCTCCCCCGCACCTGA
- a CDS encoding ABC-F family ATP-binding cassette domain-containing protein, producing the protein MLRLEHVSKIYPTGEVLRDVTWEIKAGDRIGLVGVNGAGKSTQMRLIAGHEEPTSGSVVRQGEPRIAFLQQEFDVDPYRSVRQELFQAFGEAATVLNRQREVEDAMGSEKAAEDPDHLDELIHELGQLQNRFEALHGYELDARIDKLLPTIGFTPESAECLVGDYSGGWQMRIALGKILLQDPDLLLLDEPTNHLDVETIQWLEGYLQEQTAALVVISHDRTFLDRVCNQIVATERGISRNYLGNYTAHLEQKQMEQEATQAAFNRQQKEIATQQAYIDRFRASATRSTQAKSREKQLDKVELVDAPIESVGGPSFRFPDAPRSGAQVALMENLTHSYGDQILFLGAELEVERGDRIAFVGPNGAGKSTLLRLIMGMESPDEGSARLGEHNVIARYFEQNQAEALDLGKTVIDTMFEAVPDWTQTQVRSLLGSFCFSNDTVFKEVGKLSGGEKARLALALMLLTPCNLLVLDEPTNHLDIPAKQMLEDALCAYEGAALLVSHDRYFISRVANRIVELRDGELVLYRGNYSYYVEKKAEEKAAAEAALQQAQQEAKKKAKREKQKERDAKRKSAA; encoded by the coding sequence GTGCTGCGACTCGAGCACGTCAGCAAGATCTATCCCACAGGGGAAGTGCTCCGGGACGTCACCTGGGAAATCAAAGCGGGCGACCGCATTGGCCTGGTGGGTGTTAACGGCGCAGGCAAATCAACTCAAATGCGATTGATCGCTGGCCATGAAGAGCCGACCAGCGGCTCGGTCGTTCGCCAGGGAGAACCACGCATCGCATTCCTGCAGCAGGAATTCGATGTGGACCCCTACCGCTCAGTTCGGCAGGAGCTCTTCCAGGCCTTTGGAGAAGCCGCCACCGTGCTGAACCGTCAGCGTGAAGTGGAAGACGCAATGGGCTCTGAGAAAGCAGCTGAAGATCCCGACCATCTCGATGAGCTCATCCACGAGCTGGGACAGCTGCAAAACCGATTCGAAGCCCTGCATGGCTACGAACTGGATGCTCGCATCGACAAGCTGCTGCCCACCATCGGCTTCACTCCAGAGAGTGCGGAATGCCTGGTCGGGGACTATTCAGGCGGATGGCAAATGCGGATCGCCCTCGGCAAGATTCTTCTTCAGGACCCGGATCTATTGCTGCTCGATGAACCGACCAACCACCTGGATGTGGAAACCATCCAGTGGCTCGAGGGCTATCTGCAGGAACAAACAGCAGCACTGGTGGTGATCAGTCACGATCGCACCTTTCTTGATCGCGTCTGCAACCAGATCGTGGCCACTGAAAGGGGAATCTCCAGAAATTATCTCGGCAATTACACCGCCCATCTGGAGCAAAAGCAGATGGAACAAGAGGCGACTCAAGCAGCCTTCAACCGTCAGCAGAAGGAGATCGCCACCCAGCAGGCCTACATCGATCGATTTAGGGCCAGTGCCACACGGAGCACCCAAGCCAAAAGCAGGGAAAAACAACTCGACAAGGTGGAGCTGGTTGACGCTCCTATCGAAAGCGTTGGCGGACCAAGTTTCCGCTTCCCGGATGCACCTCGCTCCGGCGCCCAAGTCGCGCTGATGGAAAACCTCACCCACAGCTATGGCGATCAAATCCTTTTTCTCGGAGCCGAACTGGAGGTGGAACGGGGAGATCGCATTGCCTTTGTCGGGCCGAATGGAGCCGGGAAGTCCACGCTTCTGCGACTAATCATGGGGATGGAGTCACCGGACGAGGGCTCAGCTCGCCTAGGTGAACACAACGTGATCGCGCGTTATTTCGAACAAAACCAGGCAGAAGCTCTTGACCTGGGCAAAACGGTGATCGACACCATGTTTGAAGCGGTACCCGACTGGACGCAGACCCAGGTGCGCTCGCTGCTAGGCAGCTTCTGCTTCAGCAACGACACCGTCTTCAAAGAGGTCGGGAAGCTCAGCGGTGGCGAGAAGGCACGACTTGCACTGGCCCTGATGCTGCTGACACCATGCAATCTCCTGGTGTTGGACGAGCCCACGAATCATCTCGACATCCCAGCCAAGCAGATGCTGGAAGACGCCCTCTGCGCCTATGAAGGAGCTGCACTACTCGTATCCCACGATCGGTATTTCATCTCGCGGGTCGCCAATCGCATCGTTGAGCTGAGGGATGGAGAGCTGGTGCTTTACCGAGGGAACTACTCCTATTACGTCGAAAAGAAAGCCGAGGAGAAAGCGGCCGCTGAAGCCGCCCTCCAACAGGCACAACAGGAAGCGAAGAAAAAAGCCAAACGAGAGAAGCAAAAAGAGCGGGACGCAAAACGCAAAAGCGCGGCTTGA
- the hflX gene encoding GTPase HflX, with the protein MKQAHLAGRTRGLRPSQLKQLDRLSHRRHPDDSGADAFTLERLAELAVKLEETLHLLIDDRGVCRLLWVGPLGESDRLDRHLQGGSRRRSRQWRLISTLHERRSPELVPDGRDAVIALDVQPESWLRYQAVISRSGIRSGALWVPDHKAGGGWSCGETGDLTMLCRCDTPVGNADRRGETLQGTEEPTATVEQVLLLTLTGADPARNERELAELEGLTRSAGAKTVAVCRQRQGQINPQTLWGTGKLQEAALDIRKHGATLVITDRELTPVQARNMEQLLDSPVMDRSELILDIFAQRASSAAGRLQVELAQLRYRLPRLKGRGLSLSRQGGGIGTRGPGETQLEKDRRAISRRIEHLGRELRQLGAHRARLREGRQDLPGVALVGYTNAGKSSLLNALCNRAPGGPVQAENILFATLDPTTRRLCLPRAGAAPRELLITDTVGFIRELPAPLMQAFMATLEETRNADQLLLVVDLGDPDWQGQLKAVHAILDGLGCEQPRQVLANQIDRCHAGALEQIRELEPEALYLSATLGTGLKGLRTWLEQTFWESTPETVSPPVTEPTGAPPNG; encoded by the coding sequence TTGAAACAAGCTCACCTGGCAGGACGAACCAGGGGGCTGCGTCCATCACAGCTCAAACAGCTGGATCGTCTCAGCCATCGTCGTCACCCTGATGATTCCGGCGCTGACGCCTTCACGCTGGAGCGGCTCGCAGAGCTGGCTGTAAAGCTTGAGGAAACGCTGCATCTGCTGATCGACGACCGTGGCGTTTGCCGCCTGCTTTGGGTTGGCCCACTTGGAGAATCCGATCGACTGGACCGACATCTTCAGGGCGGCTCCAGGCGTCGGTCCAGGCAATGGCGCCTGATCAGCACACTGCATGAGCGCCGTTCTCCGGAGCTGGTCCCTGATGGTCGCGATGCGGTGATCGCCCTAGACGTTCAGCCCGAGTCATGGCTGCGGTATCAGGCCGTGATCTCTCGTAGTGGGATCCGTTCCGGTGCCCTATGGGTTCCGGATCACAAAGCCGGTGGCGGCTGGAGTTGCGGCGAAACAGGCGATCTGACGATGCTCTGCCGCTGCGACACCCCTGTCGGGAATGCCGATCGGCGTGGCGAAACACTGCAGGGAACAGAAGAGCCCACTGCAACGGTGGAGCAGGTGCTGCTGCTCACTCTCACCGGCGCGGACCCAGCACGAAACGAGCGAGAACTGGCCGAACTGGAGGGGTTGACCCGTAGTGCTGGAGCAAAAACGGTTGCAGTCTGCCGCCAGCGTCAGGGACAGATCAACCCTCAGACCCTCTGGGGTACGGGCAAGCTGCAGGAGGCTGCCCTGGACATCCGCAAGCACGGCGCCACGCTTGTCATTACCGACAGAGAGCTCACTCCTGTTCAAGCCAGAAACATGGAGCAGCTTCTGGACAGTCCTGTGATGGATCGCAGCGAGCTGATCCTCGACATCTTTGCCCAGAGAGCCTCCAGTGCTGCAGGTCGCCTGCAAGTGGAACTGGCTCAGCTCCGCTACCGACTTCCAAGGCTTAAGGGACGCGGATTGAGCCTGTCTCGGCAAGGGGGGGGCATCGGCACCCGCGGGCCGGGAGAAACACAGCTCGAAAAAGACAGGCGTGCCATCAGCCGCCGCATCGAACATCTGGGTCGGGAATTGCGCCAGCTAGGGGCGCACCGAGCCAGGCTCAGAGAGGGACGCCAGGACCTACCTGGTGTGGCCCTGGTTGGGTACACAAATGCTGGCAAGTCGTCGCTGCTCAATGCGCTCTGTAATCGCGCTCCGGGAGGACCGGTCCAAGCCGAAAACATCCTGTTTGCAACCCTTGATCCCACAACACGTCGTCTCTGCTTGCCAAGGGCTGGAGCCGCACCGCGTGAACTGTTAATCACCGACACGGTGGGCTTCATTCGTGAACTACCGGCGCCCCTGATGCAAGCCTTCATGGCCACGTTGGAGGAAACACGCAATGCAGACCAGCTCCTGCTGGTGGTGGATCTCGGTGATCCCGACTGGCAGGGACAACTCAAAGCTGTTCACGCCATCCTCGATGGTCTTGGCTGTGAGCAGCCCAGACAGGTGCTGGCTAACCAGATCGACCGGTGTCATGCAGGAGCCCTGGAGCAGATCCGTGAACTGGAACCCGAAGCCCTCTACCTCTCCGCCACTCTGGGAACAGGCCTGAAGGGTCTGCGAACATGGCTTGAACAGACGTTCTGGGAGTCCACACCAGAAACAGTCAGCCCACCTGTCACGGAGCCAACAGGCGCACCCCCCAATGGTTGA
- a CDS encoding SLC13 family permease — translation MVELSAALQNGDALITLAVLLVAVALFISGAMAPELVGLLCVSLLMIGGVLTPLQALSGFGSPALITLMGLFAVSAALFRSGALDRLRELIASESIRTPRRMVGLLTLVVAPISGVVPNTPIVASLLPVLESWCQKRGIATSRVLLPLSFATLLGGTLTLLGSSVNLLASDISQQLGYGSLDLFSFSAIGVPVWLAGASYMLLAPRTLLPDRSAPDDQLNTNSSLTGYFTEVTIPGSSSLVGQTLRHSRLQRRFDVDVLELQRGSERILPPLADRCIEAEDRLLLRVTREDLLRLQQEHTIQLATSSRPSADQPAVVNTEPALSSQGTDGQKTVEVLLPAGSTLAGASLRELRFRQRHNATVLALRRGQQTVQERLGQAVLREGDVLLLQAPLDAIRGLQASNDLLVLDQLENDLPTIRRKPQAITITALMLLVPTVTAVPLVAAVLLAVVLLVLMGCLRTGEVQRSIRLDVILLLGSLSSFSVALQTSGLANAMASDMERLLLNWPSYWALLVIFLATNLITSVMSNAASVALLVPVATQLAPSLNLPPQALLLTVLFGASQSFLTPMGYQTNLMVFGPGRYQFFDVARYGAGLTLLMTFLVPGLILSQAGGR, via the coding sequence ATGGTTGAGCTCAGTGCCGCTCTTCAGAACGGAGACGCTCTGATCACTCTGGCTGTGCTGCTAGTCGCGGTGGCCCTATTCATCAGCGGAGCAATGGCACCCGAACTGGTAGGGCTGCTCTGTGTGTCGCTGCTGATGATCGGTGGCGTGCTCACCCCTTTACAGGCACTGAGCGGCTTCGGCAGCCCAGCACTGATCACGCTGATGGGACTGTTCGCCGTTTCAGCAGCCCTGTTTCGCAGCGGCGCCCTTGATCGACTGAGAGAACTGATTGCATCCGAAAGCATCCGCACGCCCAGGCGCATGGTGGGCTTGCTGACCCTGGTGGTGGCGCCGATCTCTGGCGTGGTGCCCAACACCCCGATTGTGGCCAGCCTGCTTCCGGTGCTGGAGTCCTGGTGCCAGAAGCGAGGGATCGCGACATCCAGAGTGCTTCTACCTCTTTCATTCGCCACACTTCTGGGGGGCACCCTGACCCTGCTCGGCAGCTCAGTGAATCTGCTGGCAAGTGACATCAGCCAGCAACTGGGATACGGATCCCTCGATCTGTTCAGCTTCAGCGCCATCGGAGTGCCGGTTTGGCTTGCCGGAGCGAGCTACATGCTGCTTGCCCCTCGCACATTGCTGCCAGACAGAAGTGCCCCCGATGATCAGCTCAACACCAACTCGTCGCTCACTGGATACTTCACCGAAGTCACGATCCCAGGCTCGTCCTCCCTTGTCGGACAAACCCTGCGGCACAGCCGTCTGCAACGTCGCTTCGATGTGGACGTTCTGGAGCTGCAAAGAGGTAGCGAGCGAATTCTTCCACCCCTGGCCGACCGCTGCATCGAGGCCGAGGACCGCCTGCTGCTGAGAGTCACCCGCGAAGATCTGCTCCGACTGCAACAAGAGCACACGATTCAGCTGGCCACCTCCAGTCGTCCTTCCGCTGATCAACCCGCCGTGGTCAACACTGAACCGGCCTTGTCCAGCCAAGGTACAGACGGTCAGAAAACCGTTGAGGTGCTGCTACCTGCTGGGTCCACACTAGCCGGTGCAAGCCTGCGGGAGCTGCGCTTTCGACAACGCCACAACGCAACGGTACTGGCACTGCGCCGTGGTCAGCAAACGGTTCAAGAGCGACTTGGCCAGGCCGTTCTTCGTGAAGGTGATGTTCTGCTCTTGCAAGCTCCGCTGGATGCGATCCGAGGGCTTCAGGCGAGTAACGATCTGCTGGTGCTCGACCAGCTTGAAAACGATTTACCCACCATCCGCCGCAAACCTCAGGCCATCACCATCACGGCTCTGATGCTGCTGGTCCCCACAGTCACCGCCGTGCCTCTGGTGGCCGCCGTGCTACTGGCTGTTGTCCTGCTGGTGCTGATGGGATGCCTAAGAACAGGTGAGGTGCAGCGCTCGATCAGGCTGGACGTCATTCTTCTGCTCGGGTCCCTCTCCAGCTTCAGCGTGGCTCTGCAAACCAGTGGCCTGGCCAACGCAATGGCCTCCGACATGGAGAGACTGCTGCTGAACTGGCCGTCTTACTGGGCGTTACTGGTGATTTTTCTAGCCACCAACCTGATCACCAGTGTGATGAGCAATGCAGCCTCGGTGGCACTGCTGGTTCCCGTGGCAACTCAACTCGCCCCCTCTTTGAACCTTCCCCCCCAGGCTCTTTTGCTCACGGTTCTGTTCGGAGCCAGTCAGTCGTTCCTGACTCCAATGGGATACCAGACCAACCTGATGGTTTTCGGACCAGGGCGTTACCAGTTCTTCGATGTGGCTCGCTATGGGGCTGGTCTCACATTGCTGATGACCTTTCTGGTCCCAGGACTGATCCTCTCCCAGGCGGGAGGTCGCTGA
- a CDS encoding DUF2973 domain-containing protein: MISSLFPLIYGLVFLALLWQAFRVMGRGFSAAVRSPGAMAPPADRTGKVTIHPELLDGDGRLTEEDLLTVRFSGEDETGEPGVRPNE; this comes from the coding sequence ATGATCAGCAGTCTTTTTCCCCTGATTTACGGACTGGTCTTCCTGGCCCTGCTTTGGCAAGCCTTCAGGGTGATGGGACGCGGGTTCAGCGCAGCAGTGCGCTCTCCAGGAGCGATGGCCCCACCAGCAGACCGAACCGGCAAGGTGACCATTCACCCGGAACTCCTCGATGGTGACGGCCGATTGACCGAGGAAGACCTGCTCACCGTTCGATTCAGTGGTGAGGACGAGACTGGGGAACCTGGCGTGCGCCCCAATGAATAG
- a CDS encoding trypsin-like peptidase domain-containing protein: MAVAPLSSVKKPAPVVRVSRRVLPLMMGLSFVAPVGLVLPQKSATAAPQLSASAGLPAQSFVAAAVAKSGPAVVTLETQRTVRTAGGSGLPDGLLIDPFFQRFFGLQGSAAPRARVERGQGSGVIFDGQGLVLTNAHVVENTDRVMVGLPDGRRVSGQVVGQDSVTDLAVVKLNGGGLWPTAPLGDSDRLRVGDWAIAVGNPFGLENTVTLGIVSNLNRNVSQLGIRGKRLDLIQTDAAINPGNSGGPLLNSAGEVVGINTLVRSGPGAGLGFAIPINRARTIALQLVNEGRASHPMVGIGLSTIPASMPSGTVPPGAVVRSVMPGGPGALAGLQVNDVIVSVAGKPVRNPAEVVTAIDRSGVGQPLVLNIQRQGKELPVTVRPVEMRALKMP; this comes from the coding sequence ATGGCTGTGGCACCCCTTAGTTCCGTCAAGAAGCCTGCTCCGGTTGTGCGTGTCAGCCGCAGGGTCCTGCCTCTGATGATGGGCCTGTCGTTCGTGGCACCAGTAGGTCTGGTGTTGCCGCAGAAGAGTGCTACCGCGGCACCTCAGCTCTCAGCCTCAGCCGGTCTGCCGGCTCAATCCTTCGTGGCAGCGGCCGTGGCGAAAAGCGGTCCTGCGGTGGTCACTCTGGAAACGCAGCGAACGGTACGAACAGCAGGTGGATCGGGGTTGCCAGACGGACTGCTGATTGATCCCTTTTTTCAGCGATTTTTCGGTTTACAGGGTTCAGCGGCTCCCAGGGCTCGTGTTGAACGTGGGCAGGGCAGTGGTGTGATCTTCGATGGCCAGGGACTGGTGCTGACCAATGCCCATGTCGTTGAGAACACGGATCGGGTGATGGTGGGATTGCCTGATGGCAGAAGAGTCTCCGGTCAGGTGGTGGGTCAGGACTCGGTGACCGATCTCGCGGTTGTGAAGCTCAATGGAGGAGGTCTCTGGCCGACCGCTCCTCTTGGCGATTCGGATCGACTCCGCGTTGGTGACTGGGCCATCGCTGTCGGCAATCCTTTCGGTCTTGAAAACACTGTGACCCTGGGAATCGTGAGCAACCTCAACAGGAACGTGTCCCAGCTCGGCATTCGGGGCAAACGTCTGGATCTGATTCAGACCGATGCGGCGATCAACCCCGGGAACTCCGGTGGCCCGTTGCTCAATTCCGCCGGTGAGGTGGTGGGAATCAACACGTTGGTGCGCTCAGGCCCCGGCGCCGGCCTTGGATTTGCCATCCCGATCAACAGAGCAAGAACGATCGCCTTGCAGCTGGTGAACGAGGGACGAGCCAGCCACCCCATGGTGGGGATTGGTCTCTCCACGATTCCTGCCTCGATGCCCAGCGGGACCGTGCCCCCCGGTGCTGTTGTGCGTTCGGTGATGCCCGGTGGTCCTGGAGCTCTGGCCGGCCTTCAGGTCAACGATGTCATCGTGTCAGTGGCAGGCAAGCCAGTGCGTAATCCGGCTGAAGTGGTGACAGCCATTGATCGCAGCGGTGTTGGTCAGCCACTGGTACTCAACATCCAACGACAAGGAAAGGAACTGCCTGTAACGGTGAGGCCCGTTGAAATGCGTGCTCTGAAGATGCCTTGA
- a CDS encoding ribbon-helix-helix domain-containing protein — protein sequence MATRQNSSSGKPKSPRIQVVLPEELCYRLTALAEQECRTVSNMAKVLIQQGVQRLEQAGSSGVQTPTPTERLRSALEAQQPRRLRGAPRRLRLHRPG from the coding sequence GTGGCGACCCGCCAAAACTCATCTAGCGGGAAGCCGAAATCGCCTCGGATTCAGGTGGTTCTGCCCGAAGAGCTCTGTTATCGGCTGACAGCTCTGGCTGAGCAGGAGTGTCGAACTGTCAGCAACATGGCCAAAGTGTTGATCCAGCAAGGGGTTCAGCGACTAGAGCAGGCTGGTTCCTCCGGGGTGCAAACTCCTACTCCGACGGAGCGATTGCGTTCCGCTTTAGAGGCCCAGCAACCTCGTCGACTCCGGGGTGCTCCCAGGCGTTTGCGGTTGCATCGACCCGGCTGA
- a CDS encoding TrkH family potassium uptake protein, with the protein MALPRAIHRTQAWYRRLTVPQFTVVTGLLVITIGTLLLSSPLCSSTSVGLWEALFTATSAVTVTGLTVIDVGKDLTVVGQAVLAVMILVGGLGLMAITTFLQGFVVRGASLRRRLDRGQTLDQFGVGGVGGTFRSIALTAAVLIMVGAVVLYSYGFSDLPAGGERLWASVFHSISAYNNAGFGLWNDSLESYRTNRVVNAVIMLLIVLGGLGWRVTSDLWSNRQRLKRRNLSLHTRLVLRTSILLILIGTFGLLLTESLSKGHILTTMGWPERLMSALFESVSARTAGFTTVPLSEHSVSDSGLLLLMALMFIGASPGGTGGGIKTTTVAALMAATRSTLRGQDDVVIRHRQIPDKVVLRAVSIVMASLMFVLVMALLLALTTNQNGEEPLTFLELLFTCISAFATVGMDLGVTEQLGRFGQLILVVGMFVGRLGILLLLSAIWESFDRNQLQRQNRIGYPREDLYV; encoded by the coding sequence ATGGCACTGCCTCGAGCCATTCATCGCACTCAGGCGTGGTATCGGCGCCTCACGGTGCCCCAGTTCACGGTCGTGACGGGATTGCTGGTGATCACCATCGGGACACTGCTGCTGTCGAGCCCGCTCTGCTCCAGCACGAGTGTCGGACTCTGGGAAGCACTCTTCACAGCCACCTCCGCGGTCACCGTGACAGGCCTCACCGTGATTGATGTCGGCAAGGATCTAACCGTCGTCGGTCAGGCCGTTTTAGCGGTCATGATCCTGGTGGGAGGTCTAGGCCTGATGGCGATCACCACTTTTCTTCAGGGGTTCGTGGTGCGGGGAGCCTCCCTGCGACGTCGCTTGGATCGTGGCCAGACCCTCGATCAATTCGGAGTGGGTGGCGTCGGCGGCACATTCAGAAGCATTGCCCTCACTGCAGCGGTGCTGATCATGGTGGGCGCCGTCGTGCTCTACAGCTACGGATTTTCAGACCTTCCTGCGGGTGGAGAAAGGCTGTGGGCATCGGTGTTTCACAGCATCTCGGCCTACAACAACGCAGGTTTCGGCCTCTGGAACGACAGCCTCGAGAGCTACCGGACAAATCGGGTGGTGAATGCTGTGATCATGCTGCTGATCGTTCTAGGAGGCCTCGGCTGGCGTGTGACCAGCGATCTCTGGAGCAACCGACAACGACTTAAACGCCGCAATCTCAGTCTTCACACACGACTGGTTCTGAGAACGTCGATTCTGCTGATCCTGATCGGGACCTTCGGGCTGCTGCTGACTGAATCCCTTTCCAAAGGGCACATCCTCACCACGATGGGCTGGCCTGAGAGGCTGATGAGCGCCTTGTTCGAATCCGTGAGTGCTCGAACAGCGGGCTTCACCACTGTTCCGCTCTCAGAGCACAGTGTTTCTGACTCCGGACTGTTGCTGCTGATGGCATTGATGTTCATCGGAGCCAGCCCTGGAGGCACCGGTGGAGGCATCAAGACCACCACGGTGGCAGCACTGATGGCCGCCACCCGATCCACACTTCGCGGTCAAGATGATGTCGTTATCCGGCATCGTCAGATTCCCGACAAAGTGGTGCTGAGGGCAGTAAGCATCGTGATGGCGTCGCTGATGTTTGTGCTTGTGATGGCACTGCTTCTCGCCCTGACCACCAATCAGAACGGCGAGGAGCCACTCACCTTCCTGGAACTGCTGTTCACCTGCATCTCAGCGTTTGCCACCGTGGGGATGGATCTTGGAGTGACGGAACAGCTGGGGCGGTTTGGACAGCTAATCCTGGTTGTGGGAATGTTTGTGGGCCGACTTGGAATCCTGCTGCTGCTGAGTGCCATCTGGGAGAGCTTCGACCGAAACCAGCTGCAGCGCCAGAATCGGATCGGTTATCCCCGTGAGGATCTCTATGTCTGA